The genomic interval TCTGCAGAGAATGAGCGCCTGGTATACCTTTGCGTTCATTATCTGGCATGTAGGCTATCTACGCGTCTACATCAAGGGGATGGGACATGGCGAAATTGGTTATGCACTTATGCACAATTATTTAAGCAATCCTGTAGTGTTTGTTTTATATGCAATTGGTTTGGTTGCTGCCATCTATCATTTTACCAACGGTTTGTTTACGTTCTGCATTACCTGGGGCATTACAGTAGGACCGCGTGCGCAAAGCATTGTGAACAAAGCGGCTTGGGGACTGTGTATTCTGCTGTCGGTTATTGGTTTGGTTGCTCTGGCCGCCTATGTGGCATAATTGGCAGGTAAATCAATAGATACGGTTTAACCAGTAGGTAATTATTGTATATTTATGATAATAAGGAGAGAACCCAAGTGAAAAAGAAAATTATTGTTGTTGGTGGTGGCTTGTCTGGGTTAATGGCTACCTTGAAGATTTGTGAAGCCGGCGGCGAAGTTGAATTATTCTCCTATTGCCCGGTAAAGCGCTCTCATTCGCTTTGTGCCCAGGGCGGCATCAATGCCTGCATGGATACAAAGGGTGAAAATGATAGTACGTATGAACATTTTGATGATACCGTTTATGGCGGTGACTTCCTGGCCGATCAGACGGCAATCAAGGGCATGTGTGAAGCCGCACCTAAACTGATCAAAATGTTTGATCGCATGGGCGTTCCCTTTACCCGTACGGCCGAAGGTATTCTTGACCTTCGTAATTTTGGCGGCCAGAAAAACAAACGTACTTTGTTTTCCGGTTCGACGACCGGTCAGCAGCTCTTATATGCCCTGGACGAGCAGGTTCGGGCCTGGGAAGTAAAAGGTGCTGTTACTAAATACGAATTCTGGGAATTTATCAAAGTCATTAAAAATAAAGAAGGCGTTTGCCGCGGTATCGTAGCGCAAGATATGAACGCTATGGAAATCAAAGCGTTCCGTGCCGATACGGTTATCCTGGCAACAGGCGGCCCCGGCATGGTGTTCGGCCGCTGTACCGCTTCGACGATCTGTAACGGATCGGCCGTATCTGCTGTGTACCAGCAGGGCGCGCATATTGGCAACCCCGAATTTATTCAAATTCATCCCACCGCTATCCCTGGTTCAGACAAAAACCGTTTGATGTCTGAAGCTTGCCGTGGTGAAGGCGGCCGGGTTTGGGTATACAAGGATGGCAAACCCTGGTACTTCCTGGAAGAAATGTATCCTGCCTATGGCAATCTTGTACCCCGTGACGTGGCATCCCGCGCTATTTATGATGTGTGCGTAAACCAGAAGCTGGGTATTAATGGCGAGAATAAGGTATATCTCGATCTTTCGCATATTCCGGCCGAATATCTGGAACGTAAATTGGGCGGTATCTTGGAAATGTATTCGGAATTCGTGGGCGATGACCCCCGTAAAGTTCCGATGCAGATTTATCCGTCTGTCCATTATTCCATGGGCGGCATCTGGGTAGATACCAAACACAATACCAATATTCCTGGCCTTATGGCCTCCGGCGAATGTGACTACCAATATCACGGTGCAAACCGTCTGGGAGCAAACTCGCTGCTTTCCGCCGCTTATTCCGGCACGGTTTCCGGTCCGGAAGCTATGCGCTGGGCCAAAGAAGGCAATAAAGGCTCGGAACTAACCGATGAAGATTTGGCGAGGGCAGCAAAAGAGTGCCAGGATGAATATGATGCGATTCTCAAAATGGATGGTACGGAAAATGCTCATGAACTTCACCATGAACTTGGCGATTTAATGAACCAGTACGTTACCATTGAACGGGTAAACAAAGACCTGGATTATTGCTTCGAAGAAGTAAAGAAAATTCTTCAGCGTTGGAATAATATCGGCTTATCCGACAGAAGAACCTGGGCTAACCAGGAGGCTATGTTTGCAAGACAACTGCGCAATATGATTATTTACGCTCTGGTTGTAACTAAGGCAGCACGTATGCGTGATGAAAGCCGCGGGGCTCACTTTAAACGGGAGTTCCCTGAACGTAACGACGAACGTTTCATGAAAATAACCGTTGCGGAGTTCGATCCGGCAACCGAAGAACCTAAGATCAGCTATGGCGACTTTGATCATTCCTTGGTGAAACCGCGTCCGCGTAACTATGCTGTTGCTAAGAAAGAGTAAGAGGGAGGTAAATTAATCATGGCAGAAACAAAGAAAAAAGTACATTTTATCATAGAAAGACAAGATGGTCCTACTTCC from Propionispora hippei DSM 15287 carries:
- a CDS encoding succinate dehydrogenase: MSNTDFYIRRLHSICGVAPIGVFLLEHIFSISTVLAGPHVFDETVAHLASIPHPVLLTMEILFIAIPLLFHGIYGAYIALQAQNNVAKYGYGRNWQFYLQRMSAWYTFAFIIWHVGYLRVYIKGMGHGEIGYALMHNYLSNPVVFVLYAIGLVAAIYHFTNGLFTFCITWGITVGPRAQSIVNKAAWGLCILLSVIGLVALAAYVA
- the sdhA gene encoding succinate dehydrogenase flavoprotein subunit yields the protein MKKKIIVVGGGLSGLMATLKICEAGGEVELFSYCPVKRSHSLCAQGGINACMDTKGENDSTYEHFDDTVYGGDFLADQTAIKGMCEAAPKLIKMFDRMGVPFTRTAEGILDLRNFGGQKNKRTLFSGSTTGQQLLYALDEQVRAWEVKGAVTKYEFWEFIKVIKNKEGVCRGIVAQDMNAMEIKAFRADTVILATGGPGMVFGRCTASTICNGSAVSAVYQQGAHIGNPEFIQIHPTAIPGSDKNRLMSEACRGEGGRVWVYKDGKPWYFLEEMYPAYGNLVPRDVASRAIYDVCVNQKLGINGENKVYLDLSHIPAEYLERKLGGILEMYSEFVGDDPRKVPMQIYPSVHYSMGGIWVDTKHNTNIPGLMASGECDYQYHGANRLGANSLLSAAYSGTVSGPEAMRWAKEGNKGSELTDEDLARAAKECQDEYDAILKMDGTENAHELHHELGDLMNQYVTIERVNKDLDYCFEEVKKILQRWNNIGLSDRRTWANQEAMFARQLRNMIIYALVVTKAARMRDESRGAHFKREFPERNDERFMKITVAEFDPATEEPKISYGDFDHSLVKPRPRNYAVAKKE